A single Arachnia propionica DNA region contains:
- a CDS encoding DNA-directed RNA polymerase subunit beta': MLDVNVYDKLCIGLASADQIREWSHGEVKKPETINYRTLKPERDGLFCEKIFGPTRDWECYCGKYKRVRFKGIICERCGVEVTRSNVRRERMGHIELAAPVTHIWYFKGVPSRLGYLLDIAPKDLEKVIYFAAHMITHVDEEARHRDLPSLQARHEAYIKQLEKNRDSEIEARLAKLEEDLAQLESEGAKADIKRKVSDGAQKEAGQLRNQYQRRIDRAQAVWERFKSLKVQDLEGDEILYRDMKQRYGKYFTGYMGAEAIKRRLETFDLQGEAEKLRETIANGKGQRKTRALKRLKVVAAFLSGNNNPSGMVLDAVPVIPPDLRPMVQLDGGRFATSDLNDLYRRVINRNNRLKRLLDLGAPEIIVNNEKRMLQEAVDSLFDNGRRGRPVTGPGNRPLKSISDMLKGKQGRFRQNLLGKRVDYSGRSVIVVGPQLKLHQCGLPKAMALELFKPFVMKRLDDLNHAQNIKAAKRMVERQRPIVWDVLEEVIAEHPVLLNRAPTLHRLGIQAFEPQLIEGKAIQLHPLVCAAFNADFDGDQMAVHLPLSAEAQAEARVLMLSTNNILKPADGRPVTVPSHEMIIGMYWLTMLQEQEKGAGHAFSSVAEAIMAHDRGDLHVGAPIKLRLNGIIPPAGYADKVRADGSVILETSLGRALFNEALPADFPFVNERVGKKQIGQIVNDLAERYPLIDTVRTLDGLKDLGFQWGSRSGVTVSIADVQTPPSKPEILAAYDARAAKIDTLYERGSVTEDERRQELIELWTDATAELTDAMKDNFSQTNPIFVMVNSGARGNMTQMRQIAAMRGLVANPKGDIIARPIKSNFREGLSVLEYFISTHGGRKGQADTALRTADSGYLTRRLVDVSQDVIIREEDCQTERGLVKTIARWTKIVTDEDGKKVQVAAEPLEEGASVSIVPDVETAVYARTAATDITDAQGNVLVAAGTDLGDAEIERLASVGVTRVKVRSVLTCEAATGTCAMCYGRSLASGKTVDVGEAVGIVAAQSIGEPGTQLTMRTFHTGGVAGDDITQGLPRVVELFEARQPKGKAPIAEADGVIRIEDGDRSRKIIIVRDDGGDDLEYPVARRTRLEFEDANGVRVAIRDGVHVTIGQQLTAGQVDPQDVLRIRGLRKVQEHLVEEVQRVYRTQGAPIHDKHIEIIIRQMLRRVTVIDSGDTSMMPGELVDRQAYEAANRKALTEGGRPAEGRPVLMGITKASLATDSWLSAASFQETTKVLTDAAIQGKSDTLVGLKENVILGKLIPAGTGLERYRNIRVEPTADARSQAYTVSYDPYDYSFSSDLDVPGVPLDDIDFGDIR, translated from the coding sequence ATGCTGGACGTGAACGTCTACGACAAGCTCTGCATCGGATTGGCGAGCGCCGACCAGATCCGCGAGTGGAGCCACGGTGAGGTCAAGAAGCCCGAGACCATCAACTACCGTACCCTCAAACCGGAGCGCGACGGCCTCTTCTGCGAGAAGATCTTCGGCCCCACCCGCGACTGGGAATGCTACTGCGGCAAGTACAAGCGGGTGCGTTTCAAGGGCATCATCTGCGAACGCTGCGGCGTTGAGGTGACCCGCTCCAACGTACGCCGCGAGCGGATGGGCCACATCGAACTGGCCGCGCCCGTCACCCACATCTGGTACTTCAAGGGCGTCCCCTCGCGCCTCGGGTACCTGCTGGACATCGCGCCGAAGGATCTCGAAAAGGTCATCTACTTCGCCGCGCACATGATCACCCACGTGGACGAGGAGGCCCGCCACCGCGACCTCCCGAGCCTCCAGGCCCGCCACGAGGCCTACATCAAACAGCTCGAGAAGAACCGGGACTCGGAGATCGAGGCCCGCCTGGCCAAGCTGGAGGAGGACCTCGCCCAGCTCGAGTCCGAGGGCGCCAAGGCCGACATCAAACGCAAGGTCTCCGACGGTGCGCAGAAGGAGGCGGGGCAGCTCCGCAACCAGTACCAGCGCCGGATCGACCGCGCCCAGGCGGTGTGGGAGCGGTTCAAGTCGCTGAAGGTGCAGGACCTGGAGGGCGACGAGATCCTCTACCGGGACATGAAGCAGCGCTACGGCAAGTACTTCACCGGTTACATGGGCGCCGAGGCCATCAAGAGGCGCCTCGAGACCTTCGACCTGCAGGGTGAGGCCGAGAAGCTGCGTGAGACCATCGCCAACGGCAAGGGGCAGCGCAAAACCCGCGCCCTGAAGCGCCTGAAGGTGGTTGCCGCCTTCCTCAGCGGCAACAACAACCCCTCCGGGATGGTGCTCGACGCCGTTCCCGTCATCCCGCCGGATCTGCGTCCCATGGTGCAGCTCGACGGCGGCAGGTTCGCCACCTCGGATCTCAACGACCTCTACCGCCGCGTCATCAACCGCAACAACCGGCTGAAGCGTCTCCTCGACCTCGGTGCCCCCGAGATCATCGTCAACAACGAGAAGCGCATGCTCCAGGAGGCCGTCGACTCGCTGTTCGACAACGGCCGCCGCGGCCGCCCCGTCACCGGTCCGGGCAACCGTCCGCTGAAGTCGATCTCGGACATGCTCAAGGGCAAGCAGGGCCGGTTCCGCCAGAACCTGCTCGGCAAGCGTGTCGACTACTCGGGCCGTTCTGTGATCGTGGTCGGCCCCCAGCTGAAACTGCACCAGTGCGGCCTGCCGAAGGCCATGGCCCTGGAGCTGTTCAAACCCTTCGTGATGAAGCGCCTGGACGACCTCAACCACGCCCAGAACATCAAGGCGGCCAAGCGCATGGTGGAGCGGCAGCGTCCCATCGTGTGGGACGTGCTGGAGGAGGTCATCGCCGAGCACCCGGTGCTGCTGAACCGTGCACCAACCCTGCACCGCCTCGGCATCCAGGCCTTCGAGCCGCAGCTGATCGAGGGCAAAGCGATCCAGCTGCACCCGCTCGTCTGCGCGGCCTTCAACGCCGACTTCGACGGCGACCAGATGGCCGTTCACCTGCCGCTGTCCGCCGAGGCGCAGGCCGAGGCGCGGGTGCTGATGCTGTCGACGAACAACATCCTCAAGCCGGCCGACGGCCGTCCTGTGACCGTCCCCAGCCACGAAATGATCATCGGCATGTACTGGCTGACGATGCTGCAGGAACAGGAGAAGGGAGCCGGTCACGCCTTCTCCTCGGTGGCCGAGGCGATCATGGCCCACGACCGCGGTGACCTGCACGTCGGCGCCCCCATCAAGCTGCGCCTCAACGGGATCATCCCCCCGGCCGGGTACGCCGACAAGGTGCGTGCGGACGGGTCGGTCATCCTCGAGACCTCGCTCGGCCGGGCCCTGTTCAACGAGGCCCTGCCCGCGGATTTCCCGTTCGTCAACGAGCGGGTCGGTAAGAAACAGATCGGCCAGATCGTCAACGACCTCGCTGAGCGCTACCCGCTGATCGACACCGTGCGCACCCTCGACGGGTTGAAGGACCTGGGTTTCCAGTGGGGTTCGCGTTCCGGCGTAACCGTTTCCATCGCGGACGTCCAGACCCCGCCGAGCAAGCCGGAGATCTTGGCCGCCTACGACGCCAGGGCCGCGAAGATCGATACCCTGTACGAGCGCGGTTCGGTGACGGAGGACGAACGCCGCCAGGAGCTGATCGAGCTGTGGACCGACGCCACCGCGGAGCTGACCGACGCGATGAAGGACAACTTCTCGCAGACCAACCCGATCTTCGTGATGGTCAACTCGGGTGCCCGCGGCAACATGACCCAGATGCGCCAGATCGCGGCCATGCGAGGCCTGGTGGCCAACCCGAAGGGTGACATCATCGCCCGGCCCATCAAGTCGAACTTCCGCGAGGGCCTGTCGGTGCTGGAGTACTTCATCTCCACCCACGGTGGCCGGAAGGGGCAGGCCGACACGGCGCTGCGGACCGCCGACTCGGGTTACCTGACCCGGCGTCTGGTGGACGTCTCGCAGGACGTCATCATCCGCGAGGAGGACTGCCAGACCGAACGCGGCCTGGTCAAGACCATCGCCCGCTGGACCAAGATCGTCACGGACGAGGACGGCAAGAAGGTCCAGGTGGCGGCGGAACCGCTGGAGGAGGGGGCCTCCGTCTCCATCGTTCCCGACGTGGAGACCGCCGTCTACGCCCGCACCGCGGCCACGGACATCACCGACGCCCAGGGCAACGTGCTCGTCGCGGCGGGCACCGATCTCGGTGACGCCGAGATCGAACGGCTCGCCTCCGTCGGTGTCACCCGGGTCAAGGTCCGCTCCGTGCTGACCTGCGAGGCCGCCACCGGTACCTGTGCCATGTGCTACGGCCGGTCGCTGGCCTCCGGGAAGACCGTGGATGTCGGCGAAGCCGTCGGTATCGTCGCCGCCCAGTCCATCGGCGAGCCCGGCACCCAGCTGACGATGCGCACCTTCCACACCGGTGGTGTGGCCGGTGACGACATCACGCAGGGTCTGCCGCGCGTCGTGGAGCTGTTCGAGGCCCGCCAGCCGAAGGGCAAGGCCCCCATCGCCGAGGCCGACGGTGTCATTCGCATCGAGGACGGCGACCGCAGCCGCAAGATCATCATCGTGCGCGACGACGGCGGTGACGACCTCGAATACCCGGTGGCGCGTCGCACCCGGCTGGAGTTCGAGGACGCCAACGGGGTGCGCGTGGCAATCCGCGACGGGGTGCACGTGACCATCGGTCAGCAGCTCACCGCCGGTCAGGTGGATCCGCAGGATGTGCTGCGCATCCGGGGCCTGCGCAAGGTCCAGGAGCACCTGGTCGAGGAGGTGCAGCGCGTGTACCGCACGCAGGGCGCCCCCATCCACGACAAGCACATCGAGATCATCATCCGCCAGATGCTGCGTCGCGTGACCGTCATCGACTCGGGCGACACCTCGATGATGCCGGGCGAGCTGGTGGACCGACAGGCCTACGAGGCGGCGAACCGCAAGGCCCTGACCGAGGGCGGGCGTCCCGCGGAGGGGCGTCCGGTGCTGATGGGCATAACCAAGGCATCCCTCGCGACGGATTCGTGGCTGTCGGCCGCGTCCTTCCAGGAGACGACGAAGGTGCTCACCGATGCCGCCATCCAGGGCAAGTCCGACACTCTCGTCGGTCTGAAGGAGAACGTGATCCTCGGCAAGCTGATCCCGGCCGGCACCGGCTTGGAGCGTTACCGCAACATCCGGGTGGAGCCCACCGCGGATGCGAGGTCGCAGGCCTACACCGTCAGCTACGACCCGTACGACTACTCGTTCAGTTCCGATCTCGACGTTCCCGGCGTTCCGCTGGACGACATCGACTTCGGCGACATCCGCTGA
- a CDS encoding SEL1-like repeat protein: protein MSQDVEALIDLGFKAYGRGDNTQAARWWRMAAAQRRSDAMVNLGLLVNNPADRDEATQWFFRAALLGNTDGMLLLSGILQEQGDHAVAQNWLQKAADLGDPRAVDALTRARNTPRRMETDPKHGETDQLDDLTLVD from the coding sequence ATGTCACAGGACGTCGAAGCACTGATTGACCTCGGTTTCAAGGCCTACGGGCGAGGCGACAACACGCAGGCTGCGCGTTGGTGGCGGATGGCGGCGGCGCAGAGGCGATCCGACGCCATGGTCAACCTGGGTCTCCTGGTCAACAACCCCGCGGACCGCGACGAGGCCACCCAGTGGTTCTTCCGGGCAGCCCTGCTGGGCAACACCGATGGCATGCTGCTCCTCAGCGGGATCCTCCAGGAACAGGGGGACCACGCCGTCGCGCAGAACTGGCTGCAGAAAGCCGCCGACCTGGGGGATCCCCGCGCCGTCGATGCCCTGACCCGGGCCCGGAACACCCCCAGGCGCATGGAGACCGACCCGAAACACGGCGAGACGGACCAGCTCGACGACCTGACCCTGGTGGACTGA
- the fusA gene encoding elongation factor G, protein MAKIDLSKVRNIGIMAHIDAGKTTTTERILFYTGKSYKIGEVHDGAATMDWMEQEQERGITITSAATTAFWHDIQINIIDTPGHVDFTVEVERSLRVLDGAVAVFDGVAGVEPQSQTVWRQATKYGVPRICYINKLDRTGASFDHCVKTIRERLNATPVLLQLPIGAESNFRGQVDLVTMKANIWPLEVTKPALDDYEVTDIPADMVETAELARAEMLETIAENDDEFMELWLEDPDAITVEQLKAAIRRGVLASAFTAVVCGTSFKNKGVQPLLDAVVDYLPSPLDVPAIEGFKPGDESVELSRRPSEDEPLSILAFKVAADPHLGKLTFIRIYSGVLKAGSQVLNATKGKKERIGKIYQMHANKREEIDSIGAGMICAVMGLKDTTTGETLCDPAHPIILESMEFPNPVIEQAIEPKSKSDQEKLSVAIQRLAEEDPTFRVHTDEETGQTIIAGMGELHLEVLIDRMKREFKVEANIGKPQVAYRETLRRKVEKVEYTHKKQSGGSGQFGRVIIDLEPTEAGSGYEFVNAVTGGRIPKEYIPAVDAGIKEAMQFGVLAGYPVEDIKVTLTDGAYHDVDSSELAFKLAGSMAFKEAARKADPAILEPMMAVEVTTPEDYLGTVIGDLNARRGHVQSMDELHGNRVVRALVPLSEMFGYVGDLRSKTSGQASYSMEFDSYAETPKNISEEIVAKARGGE, encoded by the coding sequence GTGGCCAAGATCGACCTGTCCAAGGTTCGCAACATCGGCATCATGGCGCACATCGACGCCGGCAAGACCACCACAACCGAGCGCATCCTCTTCTACACCGGCAAGTCCTACAAGATCGGCGAGGTTCACGACGGCGCCGCCACCATGGACTGGATGGAGCAGGAGCAGGAACGCGGCATCACCATCACCTCCGCCGCAACCACCGCCTTCTGGCACGACATCCAGATCAACATCATCGACACCCCGGGACACGTCGACTTCACCGTCGAGGTGGAGCGCTCCCTGCGCGTGCTCGACGGTGCCGTGGCGGTGTTCGACGGCGTCGCGGGTGTGGAGCCGCAGTCGCAGACCGTTTGGCGCCAGGCCACCAAGTACGGTGTGCCGCGCATCTGCTACATCAACAAGCTGGACCGCACGGGTGCCTCCTTCGATCACTGCGTCAAGACCATCCGTGAACGCCTCAACGCCACCCCGGTGCTGCTGCAGCTGCCGATCGGCGCGGAGTCGAACTTCCGGGGCCAGGTGGACCTGGTCACGATGAAGGCCAACATCTGGCCGCTCGAGGTCACCAAACCCGCCCTCGACGACTACGAGGTCACGGACATCCCCGCCGACATGGTGGAGACCGCCGAACTGGCCCGCGCCGAGATGCTGGAGACCATCGCCGAGAACGACGACGAGTTCATGGAGCTGTGGCTGGAGGATCCCGACGCCATCACCGTCGAGCAGCTCAAGGCCGCCATTCGCCGCGGCGTGCTGGCCTCGGCGTTCACCGCCGTGGTGTGCGGCACTTCGTTCAAGAACAAGGGCGTGCAGCCGCTGCTGGATGCCGTCGTCGACTACCTGCCCTCGCCGCTGGACGTGCCCGCCATCGAGGGCTTCAAACCGGGTGACGAATCCGTCGAGCTGTCCCGCAGGCCCTCCGAGGACGAGCCGCTGTCGATCCTGGCGTTCAAGGTCGCCGCGGATCCGCACCTGGGCAAGCTGACCTTCATCCGCATCTACTCCGGTGTCCTGAAAGCCGGTTCGCAGGTGCTGAACGCCACCAAGGGCAAGAAGGAACGCATCGGCAAGATCTATCAGATGCACGCCAACAAGCGTGAGGAGATCGACTCGATCGGCGCGGGCATGATCTGCGCGGTGATGGGTCTGAAGGACACCACCACCGGTGAGACCCTCTGCGATCCCGCACACCCGATCATCCTGGAGTCTATGGAGTTCCCGAATCCCGTCATCGAGCAGGCCATCGAGCCGAAGTCGAAGTCGGATCAGGAGAAACTGTCGGTGGCCATCCAGCGGCTCGCCGAGGAGGACCCGACCTTCCGCGTGCACACCGACGAGGAGACCGGCCAGACCATCATCGCGGGCATGGGCGAGCTGCACCTCGAGGTGCTGATCGACCGCATGAAGCGTGAGTTCAAGGTGGAGGCCAACATCGGCAAACCGCAGGTGGCCTACCGCGAAACGCTGCGCCGCAAGGTGGAGAAGGTGGAGTACACCCACAAGAAGCAGTCCGGTGGTTCCGGCCAGTTCGGTCGCGTCATCATCGACCTGGAGCCCACCGAGGCGGGTTCGGGCTACGAGTTCGTCAACGCCGTCACCGGCGGGCGCATCCCGAAGGAGTACATCCCCGCGGTCGACGCCGGTATCAAGGAGGCCATGCAGTTCGGTGTGCTGGCCGGCTACCCGGTCGAGGACATCAAGGTCACCCTGACCGACGGCGCCTACCACGACGTCGACTCCTCGGAGCTGGCGTTCAAGCTGGCCGGTTCCATGGCCTTCAAGGAGGCCGCCCGGAAGGCCGACCCGGCGATCCTGGAACCGATGATGGCCGTCGAGGTCACCACCCCCGAGGACTACCTCGGCACCGTGATCGGCGACCTGAACGCCCGCCGCGGCCACGTCCAGTCGATGGATGAGCTGCACGGCAACCGCGTCGTGCGCGCCCTGGTGCCGCTGTCGGAGATGTTCGGCTACGTCGGTGACCTGCGCTCGAAGACCTCGGGCCAGGCCTCCTACTCCATGGAGTTCGACTCCTACGCCGAGACCCCGAAGAACATCTCGGAGGAGATCGTCGCCAAGGCTCGCGGAGGCGAGTGA
- the rpiB gene encoding ribose 5-phosphate isomerase B has translation MRIGITSDHAAHDLRIDLIPRLRELGYDVVDRGPATSERTDYAKWGVQLAREVAAARFDVGIAICGSGIGISIAANKIKGIRAACVSEAYSAAMSRRHNNANVLCFGSRVVGPDVALAICEAFLGASFEGGRHAGRVAQLRQLDAGDVSFLGEGC, from the coding sequence ATGAGAATTGGAATCACCAGCGACCACGCTGCCCACGATCTGCGCATCGACCTGATTCCCCGCCTGAGGGAGCTCGGTTACGACGTGGTGGACCGCGGACCAGCCACGTCCGAGCGCACCGACTATGCGAAATGGGGGGTGCAGCTGGCCCGGGAGGTGGCCGCCGCGCGTTTCGACGTTGGAATTGCGATCTGTGGCTCCGGCATCGGCATTTCCATCGCCGCCAACAAGATCAAGGGGATCCGGGCGGCCTGCGTATCCGAGGCTTACTCGGCCGCGATGAGCCGGCGCCACAACAACGCGAACGTCCTTTGTTTCGGCTCCCGAGTGGTGGGTCCCGACGTCGCCCTGGCCATTTGCGAGGCCTTCCTGGGGGCCTCCTTCGAGGGTGGGCGTCACGCCGGACGGGTGGCGCAGCTCCGGCAGCTCGACGCTGGGGATGTGTCCTTCCTGGGCGAAGGTTGTTGA
- the tuf gene encoding elongation factor Tu, whose amino-acid sequence MAKAKFERTKPHCNIGTIGHVDHGKTTLTAAITKVLHDKYPDLNELSPFDSIDKAPEERQRGITISIAHVEYQTEKRHYAHVDCPGHADYVKNMITGAAQMDGAILVVAATDGPMAQTHEHILLARQVGVPAIVVALNKCDMIAEEDADLIDLVEMELREILSAQEFDGDNLPIVRVAAFPALNGDEKWAGTILELMDAVDEYIPQPERDTEKPFLMPVEDVFTITGRGTVITGRIERGIVKTGDTVDLVGIRPEKQTTTVTGVEMFRKILDEGRAGENVGLLLRGTKKEDVERGMVVIKPGSTTPHTDFEATVYVLNKEEGGRHKPFFSNYSPQFYFRTTDVTGVVQLPEGKEMVMPGDNTDMTVHLNKPIAMEENLKFAIREGGRTVGAGKVTKIIK is encoded by the coding sequence GTGGCAAAGGCCAAGTTTGAGCGGACCAAGCCGCACTGCAACATCGGCACCATCGGACACGTCGACCACGGCAAGACCACTCTGACCGCGGCGATCACCAAGGTGCTCCACGACAAGTACCCGGACCTGAACGAACTGTCCCCGTTCGACAGCATCGACAAGGCCCCCGAAGAGCGCCAGCGCGGCATCACCATCTCGATCGCTCACGTCGAATACCAGACCGAGAAGCGTCACTACGCACACGTCGACTGCCCCGGGCACGCCGACTACGTCAAGAACATGATCACCGGTGCCGCGCAGATGGACGGTGCGATCCTCGTCGTGGCCGCCACCGACGGCCCGATGGCCCAGACCCACGAGCACATCCTGCTCGCCCGCCAGGTCGGTGTGCCGGCCATCGTCGTGGCCCTCAACAAGTGCGACATGATCGCCGAGGAGGACGCCGACCTCATCGACCTGGTCGAGATGGAGCTCCGTGAGATCCTCTCCGCCCAGGAGTTCGACGGCGACAACCTCCCGATCGTCCGTGTGGCGGCCTTCCCGGCGCTGAACGGCGACGAGAAGTGGGCCGGCACCATCCTCGAACTCATGGACGCGGTCGACGAGTACATCCCGCAGCCTGAGCGTGACACCGAGAAGCCGTTCCTGATGCCCGTCGAGGATGTCTTCACCATCACCGGCCGTGGCACCGTCATCACCGGCCGCATCGAGCGCGGCATCGTCAAGACCGGCGACACCGTCGACCTCGTCGGCATCCGTCCGGAGAAGCAGACCACCACCGTCACCGGCGTCGAGATGTTCCGCAAGATCCTCGACGAGGGTCGCGCCGGCGAGAACGTCGGCCTGCTGCTCCGCGGCACGAAGAAGGAGGACGTGGAGCGCGGCATGGTCGTGATCAAGCCCGGTTCCACCACCCCGCACACCGACTTCGAGGCCACCGTCTACGTGCTCAACAAGGAAGAGGGCGGCCGCCACAAGCCGTTCTTCTCCAACTACTCCCCGCAGTTCTACTTCCGCACCACCGACGTCACCGGTGTGGTCCAGCTGCCGGAGGGCAAGGAAATGGTCATGCCCGGCGACAACACCGACATGACCGTTCACCTCAACAAGCCCATCGCCATGGAGGAGAACCTCAAGTTCGCCATCCGTGAGGGCGGCCGCACCGTCGGCGCCGGCAAGGTCACCAAGATCATCAAGTGA
- the rpsG gene encoding 30S ribosomal protein S7, with the protein MPRKGPAPKRPVMVDPVYGSPLVSQLVSKILLDGKKTVAQSIVYNALEGTRAKTGQDPVQTLKRALDNVKPSIEVKSRRVGGATYQVPIEVKPGRQTTLAMRWLVSFSRARREKTMTERLMNEILDASNGLGASVKRREDTHKMAEANRAFAHYRW; encoded by the coding sequence ATGCCTCGCAAGGGACCAGCGCCCAAGCGCCCCGTCATGGTCGATCCGGTCTACGGCTCCCCACTGGTGAGCCAGCTCGTCAGCAAGATCCTGCTCGACGGCAAGAAGACCGTGGCCCAGTCCATCGTCTACAACGCCCTCGAGGGCACCCGCGCCAAGACCGGCCAGGACCCCGTCCAGACCCTGAAGCGGGCCCTCGACAACGTCAAGCCCTCCATTGAGGTCAAGTCCCGTCGCGTCGGCGGCGCCACCTACCAGGTGCCGATCGAGGTCAAACCGGGGCGCCAGACCACACTGGCCATGCGCTGGCTCGTCAGCTTCTCCCGCGCCCGCCGCGAGAAGACCATGACCGAGCGGCTCATGAACGAGATCCTGGATGCCTCCAACGGGCTCGGCGCTTCCGTGAAGCGCCGCGAAGACACCCACAAGATGGCCGAGGCCAACCGCGCCTTCGCCCACTACCGCTGGTGA
- the rpsL gene encoding 30S ribosomal protein S12: MPTIQQLVRKGRTDKVSKNKTPALKGSPQRRGVCTRVYTTTPKKPNSALRKVARVRLSSGIEVTAYIPGVGHNLQEHSMVLVRGGRVKDLPGVRYKIIRGALDTQGVKGRKQARSRYGAKKEK; encoded by the coding sequence GTGCCAACAATTCAGCAGCTGGTCCGCAAGGGCCGCACCGACAAGGTCAGCAAGAACAAGACTCCCGCCCTCAAGGGCTCTCCGCAGCGTCGTGGTGTCTGCACCCGCGTTTACACCACCACCCCGAAGAAGCCGAACTCCGCGCTGCGCAAGGTCGCGCGTGTCCGCCTGAGTTCCGGCATCGAAGTCACCGCCTACATTCCGGGCGTCGGTCACAACCTGCAGGAGCACTCGATGGTGCTCGTGCGCGGAGGTCGTGTGAAGGACCTGCCCGGTGTCCGTTACAAGATCATCCGCGGCGCCCTCGACACCCAGGGTGTCAAGGGCCGCAAGCAGGCCCGCAGCCGTTACGGCGCGAAGAAGGAGAAGTAA